From a single Plasmodium yoelii strain 17X genome assembly, chromosome: 9 genomic region:
- a CDS encoding fam-a protein, with the protein MNKFYIQIVFFLLIIPLYVNNKTLATELSPKKDTKHKSKKNKKRYTYDNTQEIYEKNKHLLYTDIKETKNACKVMKEALRQLEYHVTNTVDYGLYNIYYTDYMLFDDIKYQYNTNVEKKQYIVDNPNKYNKIINKYWNPDHANLFNDDNVKRKIVRVYNPNLVIIQQRSKTWPWSRQKYFYAIAAKFKISENKIIIVMSSANINDNNCKNKRNFENIIVKNANLFEANIDSEDDIRNGKLKKIFVNLSGHIIEKKTDRIYVGEHAYSSLNPLV; encoded by the exons ATGAAtaagttttatattcaaattgttTTCTTTCTTTTAATCATCCCCCTAtatgtgaataataaaaccCTTGCAACCGAGCTTTCTCCAAAAAAAGATACAAAAcacaaatcaaaaaaaaataaaaaacgtTATAC CTATGATAATACAcaagaaatatatgaaaaaaacaagcACCTATTATATACCGATATCAAAGAAACTAAAAATGCATGCAAAGTTATGAAAGAAGCTTTAAGACAATTAGAATATCATGTTACAAATACAGTTGATTATggattatataatatatattatactgaCTATATGCTTTTtgatgatataaaatatcaatataatacaaatgttgaaaaaaaacaatatatagtTGATAATCCGAATAAG tataataaaataataaacaagtaTTGGAATCCCGATCATGCCAATTTGTTCAATGATGATAATGTTAAAA GAAAAATTGTCCGTGTATACAATCCaaatttagtaataatacaaCAACGTTCCAAAACATGGCCATGGTCTCGtcagaaatatttttatgctatAGCTGCAAAATTTAAA atatcagaaaacaaaattataattgtCATGAGCTcagcaaatataaatgataacaactgtaaaaataaaagaaattttgaaaacataatagtaaaaaatgcaaatttATTCGAAGCTAACATTGATTCTGAAGATGATATTAGaaatggaaaattaaaaaaaatttttgttAACTTAAGTGGACacattattgaaaaaaaaacggaCCGTATTTAT gTTGGTGAACATGCTTACAGTTCCCTAAATCCATTAGTGTGA
- a CDS encoding fam-a protein, which translates to MNKFYIQIVFFLLIIPLYVNNKTLATELVPKKNTKQKSTKRYPTYDNTKEIYQKNKHLLYTDPKETINAYKFMNDALKQLEHHATSKGYTRCGGIPSENIVLYKKKHKKHTKIKKIEYIVDDPNKYNELINKFWDPDHSKFVYGSSAKRKIARVYTPNLLMIQQRWKKLPWTREKYFYAITAKYKISKNKTIIVMSSANIIDNNRKNKKYFENTIVKSANLFQAEVDSEDEIRNGKIKKSYVNLSGYINDEHGSI; encoded by the exons atgaataaattttatattcaaattgttttttttcttttaatcaTCCCCCTAtatgtgaataataaaaccCTTGCAACTGAGCTtgttccaaaaaaaaatacaaaacaGAAATCAACAAAACGTTATCCTAC ctatgataatacaaaagaaatatatcaaaaaaacaaacaccTATTATATACCGATCCCAAAGAAACTATAAATGCGTACAAATTTATGAATGACGCTTTAAAACAGTTAGAACATCATGCTACAAGTAAAGGTTATACACGTTGTGGTGGAATTCCTTCTGAGAatatagttttatataaaaaaaaacataaaaagcatacaaaaattaaaaaaattgaatataTAGTTGATGATCCGAATAAG TATAATGAATTAATAAACAAGTTTTGGGATCCCGATCATAGCAAATTTGTGTATGGAAGCTCGGCTAAAA GAAAAATTGCCCGTGTGTATACTccaaatttattaatgataCAACAACGTTGGAAAAAACTTCCGTGGACTCGtgagaaatatttttatgctatAACTGCAAAATATAAA ataTCAAAAAACAAAACTATAATTGTCATGTCTTCAGcaaatataattgataacaaccgtaaaaataaaaaatattttgaaaacaCAATAGTAAAAAGTGCAAATTTATTCCAAGCTGAAGTTGATTCTGAAGATGAGATtagaaatggaaaaataaaaaaaagctaTGTTAACTTAAGTGGATACATT AATGATGAACATGGTTCCATTTaa
- a CDS encoding PIR protein gives MNVKVCEKFENVRKWLSYEVIVGNSANINEKLKNYCDNGSCDGIFDKINAGCLYLFDEFFAGFTQFTSVAKRKINIVDYILIWLGYMLNLNKINENGTIDLFYEAYINNDQKYNTPIDGVTGYKTYNELVDIKEDLMSIDINDMSKFYDAFILLCGICTGVNEEKKNCDKYLEKAKKFVETYDALNEDYYNGEGSPYNQLLYTLSNDYCNLKNKCNQFPTLPTYSRRFVIKRTLIPIAFMIVALSIFLGIEYKYSSLGFRKRSQKQCLREKIKNIMKKMIH, from the exons atgaatgtTAAAGtg tgTGAAAAGTTCGAGAATGTAAGGAAATGGTTATCTTATGAAGTGATTGTAGGAAATAGTgcaaatattaatgaaaaattgaaaaattattgtGATAATGGATCATGTGATGGtattttcgataaaattaatgctggatgtttatatttgtttgatgAGTTCTTTGCGGGTTTTACCCAGTTTACTTCTGTTGCAAAAAGAAAGATTAATATTGTTGATTACATTTTGATATGGTTAGggtatatgttaaaccttaacaaaattaatgaaaacgGCACTATAGACCTTTTTTATGaagcatatataaataatgatcaGAAGTATAACACCCCAATAGATGGTGTTACTGGTTATAAGACTTATAATGAACTTGTAGATATAAAAGAAGATTTGATGAGTATTGATATTAATgatatgtctaaattttatgatgcatttatattattatgtggcATTTGTACTGGGGTTAAtgaagaaaagaaaaattgcgataaatatttagaaaaagCTAAAAAGTTTGTTGAAACATATGATGCACTTAATGAAGATTATTATAATGGTGAAGGCAGCCCCTATAatcaattattatatacattatcaaatgattattgtaatttaaaaaataaatgtaatcaATTTCCAACTCTTCCAACATATTCACGAAGATTCGTAATAAAAAGGACACTAATTCCAATTGCATTTATGATTGTTGCATTATCAATTTTCTTGGGAATTGaatataag tattcgtcacttggatttcggaaacgatctcaaaaacaatgtttaagagaaaaaataaaaaatataatgaagaaaatgattcattaa